A window from Synechococcus sp. RSCCF101 encodes these proteins:
- a CDS encoding DUF2752 domain-containing protein, which yields MIKAWHPGLPGWECPLRSLTGVPCPSCFLTRATSATFRGDLESAVSLHAFGPLVAVGLFAWSFWALRQRRLLPPSLQGRHLVLAAVALLAYWLARLTLQWGFGMQVFPAAG from the coding sequence GTGATCAAGGCCTGGCACCCCGGCCTGCCGGGCTGGGAGTGCCCGCTGCGCAGCCTCACCGGAGTCCCCTGTCCCAGCTGCTTCCTCACCCGGGCCACCTCCGCCACCTTTCGGGGCGACCTTGAGAGCGCCGTGAGCCTGCATGCCTTCGGCCCCCTGGTGGCTGTGGGCCTGTTCGCCTGGTCGTTCTGGGCTCTGCGGCAGCGCCGCCTGCTGCCGCCGTCCCTGCAGGGGCGGCATCTGGTGCTGGCCGCAGTGGCACTGCTGGCCTACTGGCTGGCGCGGCTCACCCTGCAGTGGGGGTTCGGGATGCAGGTGTTTCCAGCGGCAGGCTGA
- a CDS encoding NAD(P)H-quinone oxidoreductase subunit H, with protein sequence MTQLETRTEPMVVNFGPHHPSMHGVLRLVVTLDGEDVVDCEPVIGYLHRGMEKIAENRTNVMFVPYVSRWDYAAGMFNEAITVNAPEQLADVPVPRRASYIRVLMLELNRIANHLLWLGPFLADVGAQTPFFYIFREREMIYDLWEAATGQRLINNNYFRIGGVAADLPWGWLEKCQDFCNWFGPKIDEYEKLITDNPIFRRRIEGLGVISREQAINWSLSGPMLRASGVPWDLRKVDHYECYDDFDWDVACATEGDCYARYRVRIQEMRQSLRILQQACTMIPGGPTENLEARRMAEGKTSEFAGFDYQYVAKKVAPTFKIPDGELYCRVESGKGELGVFIIGSNDVTPWRWKIRAADFNNLQILPHILQGAKVADIMAILGSIDVIMGSVDR encoded by the coding sequence ATGACGCAGCTGGAAACGCGCACGGAGCCGATGGTGGTGAACTTCGGCCCCCACCACCCCTCGATGCACGGGGTGCTGCGGCTGGTGGTGACCCTCGACGGCGAGGACGTGGTGGACTGCGAGCCGGTGATCGGCTACCTGCACCGCGGCATGGAGAAGATCGCGGAGAACCGCACGAACGTGATGTTCGTGCCCTACGTGAGCCGCTGGGACTACGCGGCCGGAATGTTCAACGAGGCGATCACCGTCAATGCTCCCGAGCAGCTGGCCGATGTGCCGGTGCCGCGCCGCGCCAGCTACATCCGGGTGCTGATGCTCGAGCTGAACCGGATCGCCAATCACCTGCTCTGGCTTGGCCCCTTCCTGGCGGACGTGGGCGCGCAGACGCCCTTCTTCTACATCTTCCGTGAACGGGAGATGATCTACGACCTCTGGGAGGCGGCCACCGGTCAGCGGCTGATCAACAACAACTACTTCCGCATCGGTGGCGTCGCTGCCGATCTGCCCTGGGGCTGGCTGGAGAAGTGCCAGGACTTCTGCAACTGGTTCGGCCCCAAGATCGATGAATACGAAAAGCTGATCACCGACAACCCCATCTTTCGTCGCCGCATCGAGGGCCTCGGCGTGATCAGCCGCGAGCAGGCGATCAACTGGAGCCTGTCCGGCCCGATGCTGCGGGCCTCGGGGGTGCCCTGGGATCTGCGCAAGGTCGACCACTACGAGTGCTACGACGATTTCGACTGGGACGTGGCCTGCGCAACCGAAGGCGACTGCTACGCGCGCTACCGGGTTCGCATCCAGGAGATGCGCCAGTCCCTGCGCATCCTCCAGCAGGCCTGCACGATGATTCCCGGCGGACCGACGGAGAATCTGGAAGCGCGGCGGATGGCCGAAGGCAAGACCAGTGAATTCGCCGGGTTCGATTACCAGTACGTGGCCAAGAAGGTGGCTCCCACCTTCAAGATCCCCGATGGCGAGCTCTACTGCCGCGTCGAATCCGGCAAGGGTGAGCTGGGCGTGTTCATCATCGGCAGCAACGATGTGACGCCCTGGCGCTGGAAGATCCGGGCCGCCGACTTCAACAACCTCCAGATCCTTCCCCACATCCTGCAGGGAGCCAAGGTGGCGGACATCATGGCCATCCTCGGCTCGATCGATGTGATCATGGGCTCGGTGGATCGCTGA
- the rsmH gene encoding 16S rRNA (cytosine(1402)-N(4))-methyltransferase RsmH gives MDPGRWSPDLRKEAAIDRPPLDRFDHTSVLLEPVLELFAHAPARGVLLDATLGGAGHSAALLEAHPGWQLIGLDRDPTARAAARERLQCFGARAQVLAGSFAEHVPDQPLIGVLADLGVSSPQLDVPERGFSFRQPGPIDMRMDPTGSPSAADLLDTLPEQDLADLIYRYGEERLSRRIARRLVAQRPWSEPERTTADLAYAVAGCYPPRARRGRIHPATRTFQALRIAVNDELAALETLLARGPDWLAPSGVLAVISFHSLEDRRVKQAFLADPRLERLTRRAIQASPEEQERNPRSRSARLRAARRLKMAPG, from the coding sequence ATGGATCCGGGTCGGTGGAGCCCAGATCTTAGGAAGGAGGCCGCGATCGACCGACCGCCGCTGGACCGCTTCGATCACACGTCCGTGCTGCTGGAGCCGGTGCTCGAGCTCTTTGCCCACGCTCCGGCCCGGGGCGTGCTGCTGGACGCGACGCTCGGAGGGGCCGGCCACAGCGCCGCCCTGCTCGAGGCCCATCCGGGCTGGCAGCTGATCGGCCTGGACCGGGATCCCACAGCCCGGGCCGCGGCTCGGGAGCGCCTGCAGTGCTTCGGCGCGCGGGCTCAGGTGCTGGCGGGCAGCTTCGCCGAGCACGTGCCCGACCAGCCCCTGATCGGGGTGCTGGCGGATCTGGGGGTGAGCAGCCCCCAGCTGGACGTGCCGGAACGGGGCTTCAGCTTCCGCCAGCCCGGGCCGATCGACATGCGCATGGACCCGACCGGGAGCCCCTCCGCCGCCGACCTGCTCGACACCCTGCCGGAGCAGGACCTGGCCGACCTCATCTACCGCTACGGCGAGGAGCGTCTCTCCCGCCGCATCGCCCGGCGTCTGGTGGCGCAGCGCCCCTGGAGCGAACCGGAACGCACCACCGCTGATCTGGCCTATGCGGTGGCCGGTTGCTATCCCCCCCGGGCCCGGCGCGGCCGCATCCATCCCGCCACGCGCACCTTCCAGGCGTTGCGGATCGCGGTGAACGATGAACTCGCGGCTCTGGAGACCCTGCTGGCACGAGGCCCTGACTGGCTGGCCCCCTCGGGCGTGCTGGCCGTGATCAGCTTCCATTCGCTCGAGGACCGGCGGGTCAAGCAGGCGTTCCTGGCCGACCCGCGCCTGGAGCGGCTGACCCGGCGGGCGATCCAGGCCTCCCCCGAGGAGCAGGAGCGCAATCCCCGCAGCCGCTCGGCCCGCCTGCGGGCGGCCCGTCGCCTGAAGATGGCTCCCGGCTGA
- a CDS encoding DUF456 family protein, translating into MPSDPVWWLAVLIQALAVAGTLLPLLPGLVLLPLGALLWCWRTGWEQGWWALLLVGLLTLAGLLADLLALGLASARLQASRWAPVGAGIGLVLGVFGLLPALPVGGPLLAALVGPWLGAALVELWVALRPPQSLGGPAALRRGATVGLAVVAGLLVSKAAQLLLALLGMLGFVALTLVESGVAAGAG; encoded by the coding sequence ATGCCCAGCGATCCGGTCTGGTGGCTGGCGGTGCTGATTCAGGCCCTGGCGGTTGCCGGAACCCTGCTCCCGCTGCTGCCGGGTCTGGTGCTGCTGCCACTGGGGGCCCTGCTCTGGTGCTGGCGCACCGGCTGGGAGCAGGGATGGTGGGCTCTGCTGCTGGTGGGTCTGCTGACCCTCGCGGGCCTTCTCGCCGATCTGCTGGCCCTCGGTCTCGCCTCCGCTCGGCTTCAGGCCAGCCGCTGGGCCCCCGTCGGGGCCGGCATCGGACTGGTGCTGGGGGTGTTCGGCCTGCTGCCGGCTCTGCCGGTGGGTGGCCCCCTGCTGGCGGCCCTGGTCGGCCCCTGGCTGGGCGCCGCGCTGGTGGAGCTCTGGGTGGCCCTGCGCCCGCCCCAGTCGCTCGGCGGCCCTGCCGCCCTGCGGCGCGGCGCCACGGTGGGGCTGGCCGTGGTGGCCGGCCTGCTGGTGAGCAAGGCGGCTCAGCTGCTGCTGGCGCTGCTGGGCATGCTGGGCTTCGTCGCCCTCACCCTGGTCGAATCCGGGGTCGCCGCCGGGGCGGGCTGA
- a CDS encoding cysteine desulfurase family protein, whose amino-acid sequence MQPLPAPLIYLDHQATTPCAAEVVAAMEPHWNGGFGNPASRAHRIGLAAAAAVDIARERIASHLDVPPDWVVFTSGATEANNLALKGLAETAAAPGHLVSVVSEHRAVLDPLEDLRRRGWELTLLPVDPDGRLDPARLDAAITPDTRLVSVMAANNEIGVIQPLEAIGRLCRSRGVPWHCDAAQAFGHMALEPRRLGIDLLSLSGHKLYGPKGIGALVVAPEIRLHAQLHGGGQERGLRAGTLPVPLIAGLAEASALAQADRVERQQRCSELRQRLLTPLLELGDVVVNGSMEHRLAHNLSVTVRGVNGAALHRELRRSIACSSGSACSAGEPSHVLAALGRSRREAEASLRLSLGRQTSEGEVDAAGSRIADVVRQLRRDRPG is encoded by the coding sequence GTGCAGCCCCTGCCCGCCCCTCTGATCTACCTCGATCACCAGGCCACCACCCCCTGTGCGGCCGAGGTGGTGGCCGCCATGGAGCCCCACTGGAATGGCGGGTTCGGCAATCCCGCCAGCCGGGCCCACCGCATCGGGCTGGCTGCGGCCGCAGCGGTGGACATCGCGCGCGAGCGGATCGCCTCCCACCTCGATGTGCCGCCGGACTGGGTGGTGTTCACCAGTGGAGCCACCGAAGCCAACAACCTGGCTCTCAAGGGATTGGCGGAGACCGCCGCGGCGCCGGGCCATCTGGTGAGCGTGGTCAGCGAGCACCGGGCCGTGCTCGACCCTCTGGAGGACCTGCGGCGGCGCGGCTGGGAGCTGACCCTGCTGCCGGTGGATCCGGACGGGCGCCTGGACCCCGCACGGCTGGACGCCGCCATCACCCCGGACACCCGGCTGGTGAGCGTGATGGCGGCCAACAACGAGATCGGGGTGATCCAGCCGCTGGAGGCGATCGGGCGCCTCTGCCGCAGCCGCGGCGTGCCCTGGCACTGCGACGCCGCACAGGCCTTCGGCCACATGGCACTCGAGCCGCGCCGGCTGGGGATCGATCTGCTCAGCCTCAGCGGCCACAAGCTGTACGGGCCCAAGGGCATCGGGGCGCTGGTGGTGGCGCCGGAGATCCGACTGCATGCCCAGCTCCACGGGGGCGGCCAGGAGCGGGGACTGCGGGCGGGAACACTGCCCGTGCCCCTGATCGCGGGCCTGGCCGAAGCCTCGGCGCTCGCTCAGGCGGACCGGGTGGAACGGCAGCAGCGCTGCTCCGAACTGCGGCAGCGGTTGCTGACGCCGCTGCTGGAGCTCGGGGATGTGGTGGTGAACGGGTCGATGGAGCACCGCCTCGCCCACAACCTCAGCGTCACGGTGCGGGGGGTGAACGGAGCGGCGCTGCATCGCGAGCTCCGCCGCAGCATCGCCTGCAGCAGCGGCTCCGCCTGCAGCGCCGGCGAACCCTCGCATGTGCTGGCGGCCCTCGGCCGCAGCCGCCGGGAAGCGGAGGCATCGCTGCGGCTGAGCCTGGGGCGGCAGACCAGCGAGGGAGAGGTCGATGCGGCCGGCAGCCGGATCGCTGACGTGGTGCGTCAGCTGCGGCGCGATCGACCGGGCTGA
- a CDS encoding response regulator transcription factor — MSDQASAPEAPNETPAEPVAPRLLLVDDEPGLRAAVQAYLEDEGFEVTTAVDGEEGWERAQTLHPDVVISDVMMPRCDGYGLLQRLRADERLGGTPVIFLTAKGMTADRTQGFLAGVDDYIPKPFDPDELVARVRNVLRRQERLLAEAARFADADIGQMARQITEIRTLLADGGRRSPADAVQHDFTPREASVLQLVAEGLMNKEIARQLETSIRNVEKYVSRLFIKTSTSSRTELVRYALEHGLVT; from the coding sequence ATGAGTGATCAGGCCTCTGCCCCTGAAGCCCCGAACGAGACGCCAGCCGAGCCGGTGGCGCCCCGGTTGCTTCTGGTGGACGATGAACCGGGCCTGAGGGCGGCGGTTCAGGCCTACCTGGAGGACGAGGGCTTCGAGGTGACCACCGCCGTGGATGGCGAGGAGGGCTGGGAGCGGGCCCAGACCCTCCATCCCGATGTGGTCATCAGCGACGTGATGATGCCGCGCTGCGATGGCTATGGCCTGCTCCAGCGCCTCCGGGCCGACGAGCGGCTGGGCGGCACGCCGGTGATCTTCCTCACCGCCAAGGGCATGACGGCCGATCGTACCCAGGGGTTCCTGGCGGGGGTGGACGACTACATCCCCAAGCCGTTCGATCCGGACGAGCTGGTGGCCCGCGTGCGCAACGTGCTGCGCCGGCAGGAGCGGCTGCTGGCGGAAGCCGCCCGCTTCGCCGATGCCGACATCGGCCAGATGGCCCGCCAGATCACCGAGATCCGCACCCTGCTGGCCGATGGCGGTCGCCGCAGCCCCGCCGATGCCGTGCAGCACGATTTCACCCCGCGGGAGGCCAGCGTGCTCCAGCTGGTGGCCGAGGGGCTGATGAACAAGGAGATCGCCCGTCAGCTGGAGACCTCGATCCGCAATGTGGAGAAGTACGTGAGCCGCCTCTTCATCAAGACTTCCACCTCCAGCCGCACCGAGCTCGTCCGCTACGCCCTCGAGCACGGTCTGGTGACCTGA
- a CDS encoding pseudouridine synthase, whose protein sequence is MQPSLNQGWTYRDRVGPTDAGKTALAFYSSRHRHSDAVCWQQRLLQGQVLRAGRPLGPETPLHRGDLLLWRRPPWLEAAVPDQWQVLRDDGDLLALDKPSGLPVMPGGGFLEHTLLRLLQRRHADDPRGVPVPVHRLGRHTSGVMLCARSARARARLSRLFRGCSEQAGDGSREGTAKVGRAAEWGPLLKRYRALVPHNALPLQCGESRVIRVPIGLRPHPLLGRIWCADPPGGRPAWSRITRLGKAEAGDVAEVLIRTGRPHQIRIHLAWFGAPLLGDPLYRVGGAVDPDHAPGDGGYHLHAHRLTLVESGSGVLKLEAPAPQALIACAAGWLPESWGGDG, encoded by the coding sequence ATGCAGCCGTCGCTCAACCAGGGCTGGACCTACCGGGACCGTGTGGGCCCCACCGATGCGGGCAAGACCGCGCTGGCCTTCTACAGCTCTCGCCATCGCCATTCCGATGCCGTCTGCTGGCAGCAGCGGCTGCTGCAGGGTCAGGTGCTGCGCGCCGGCCGCCCGCTCGGGCCGGAGACGCCGCTGCATCGAGGTGATCTGCTCCTGTGGAGGCGTCCGCCCTGGCTGGAGGCGGCGGTTCCCGATCAGTGGCAGGTGCTGCGCGATGACGGTGATCTGCTGGCTCTGGACAAACCCTCCGGCCTGCCTGTCATGCCCGGTGGCGGCTTCCTGGAGCACACTCTGCTGAGGCTGCTGCAGCGCCGCCATGCCGACGACCCCCGCGGCGTCCCGGTTCCGGTTCATCGCCTGGGTCGCCACACGTCAGGCGTGATGCTCTGCGCTCGCTCCGCCCGGGCCAGGGCGCGGCTCAGCCGCCTGTTCCGCGGCTGTAGTGAGCAGGCGGGTGACGGGTCGCGCGAGGGCACCGCGAAGGTGGGGCGAGCTGCGGAGTGGGGCCCCCTCCTGAAGAGGTACCGAGCCCTGGTCCCTCACAACGCGCTGCCGCTGCAGTGCGGCGAGAGCCGGGTGATCCGGGTCCCGATCGGGTTGCGGCCCCACCCTCTGCTCGGTCGGATCTGGTGTGCCGATCCCCCGGGTGGCCGGCCGGCCTGGAGCCGGATCACGCGCCTCGGGAAGGCGGAGGCTGGGGATGTGGCGGAGGTGCTGATCCGCACCGGCCGCCCTCACCAGATCCGCATCCACCTGGCCTGGTTCGGTGCTCCCCTGCTCGGGGATCCGCTCTACCGGGTCGGTGGGGCCGTTGATCCCGACCATGCGCCCGGTGACGGGGGCTATCACCTGCACGCGCACCGGCTCACACTGGTGGAGTCGGGTTCTGGCGTGCTGAAGCTGGAAGCCCCTGCGCCGCAGGCGCTGATCGCCTGTGCGGCAGGGTGGCTCCCCGAGAGCTGGGGTGGTGATGGCTGA